In Desulfosudis oleivorans Hxd3, the DNA window ACCAGGGCCTGGTTCCCGGCGGCCGCCGCATCTCCGCGTGGTTCCTTATCTTAAGCGGATTTTTCGTCGGCCTGGCAGCCGCGATCATGGGCGTGGGCGGCGGGTTTCTGACCTTTCCCATCTTTGTCTATATCCTGGGCGTCTCTTCCATGACCACGGTGGGAACCGATATTTTTCAGATCGTTTTCACCGCCGGGTATGCGGCCATCGGCCAGTACGCCATTTTCGGCTTTATCTTCTATACACTGGCCATGGGCATGCTGCTGGGGTCGCTGGTCGGTATTCAGATCGGCGCCATGACCACCAAGGTGGTCAAAGGGGTCACCATTCGGGGATTCTACGCCATGGCCGTTCTGGCCGGGTTTGTCAACCGGTTCTTTGCCCTGCCCGCCAAGCTCTCCTCGGTGGGGGCCTTTCCGCTTTCAAAGGAGACCGCCGCTGTTCTGGATGCCATCGGTATCTGGCTCTTCTTTGTTCTTATCGGCATTTTCGCGGTCTGGGTCATCGGCACCTTTGTACTGAACATCAAGACACTTAAAGGCGGGGAGGCATAATACCATGATATCCAGCAAGAAAGAATTTTACGGGGGCGCCGCCATGATGGCCGGGTTTCTCGTGGTCCTGGTCGCCATGTTCCTGCCCCTGTTTGAAGGGAAAAACGGACTGAACTACCTTGATGATCTGTTTAACTCCATTTCCAAGGGATCGGCGTACTATATTCCCGGCGTTGCCGATGAGGTCCAAAAAACGCAGGTCGGCAAACAGATAACCGTCACACTGGCCTATGAAACCGATACCCAGGCCGGGGAAAGCGCCCTGCTGTTTAAGAAGGCCGGGGCTTCCGCACGGATGGAGGGGGCCAAGGTGTCGGTGACCGGCGATTTCGGTGAAATTCTGGGGGCCTGTCTGGCGGATGCCGACACCCTGTTCCACAACGACGGCGAAGCGCTTCAGGCCAAGTACGGGATCGAGGGGAAAAGGGTGCTGTTCAACTGGTGGAACACCCTGAAAGCCATGCAGAAGGAGCTTAACCGCCAGGAGCGGTTTGCCGAGGGCAAGGTGGTCTACACGGTCATGACCCGTGCGGTGGAGTGTTCCTACAATTACTATACGGTTGTACCGGACCGCATCACTGACCGGTTGGGCATCGTTATGTTTGCGCTGATTTTCTACGTGGTCTACACCCTGTGGTATGGATATGCGATTCTTTTCCTTTTTGAAGGATGGGGGTTGCAGATCAGCCACTGACCCGGTCGACGGCCGTAGCCCGGATATTTCACGAGTTGATTTGGCCGCAGATGCAAGGCGCGGGACATGAAGCTGTAGTCAATCTACCGCGAATGTTCCGCAACACAGCAGATGCGGCCAAGGCGGCTCGCCCGAAGGGTGAACTTTTTTGATATAAAATTAACGTAAAATGCCTCAAGCCGCTCATGACAGTTTGTATTTTCGAAAAACGCTTGAATTTTATTGCAATAGTCTGTTTTTCATATAAAAATTCATCTATGTCGAAAAATTTCATGAAATATTCGGGTAGAAGGAGAGGTAAGATGGTTCCGGAGCGCCGGATTCGTTCCGGCGCTCCGGAACAGTTGATACCATGAAGCGACTGATCGACTTTGTAAAGTCCTTTTTTCACAAGCCGCCTCCGGTCGACACAGAGGATGTGGAGGGGCTTCGTATCGCCTTTAAGGAGCGGTACCACCATTTCAAGCTGCTGCTCAACGCCAACAATACCGCCCTTGAAACCATGACCGCCATTGAGCAGGCCCTTGCCGGCCGGCAGCCCTTCGGCATGTCCTTTATCCGGAGCAACTGCATTGCCATCACCGTGAGCCTGATGCGCCTGCTCAAACACCTGGAGCAGCTTTCCGGCGGTAAATACAACCAGCTCTATGGCCGGTTCGACGAGATATGGAACCGCATCAGCGGCCTGCTTGACCAGAAGAAGGAGACCGTTGACGACCGGCTCATCATTCCCCTTTCCGCCGTGGACCGTACCATGGGCGACCTGGTGGGCGGCAAGATGGCCAACCTGGGAGAATTGCGGAACCGGGTGGGACTGAAGGTTCCCGCCGGGTTCGTGATCACGGCCCGGGCCTATCATCGTTTCATCGAACACAACGACCTTCAGTCCGAGATCGACAGCCGTTTTATCGCCGCCGACATCACCGACATGGAGGAGCTCTATACGCTCAGCGCCGGCATTCGGGACCTTATCCTTCAGGCCCGTGTTCCTGAAGACCTGGAACAGCAGATCATGGCGGCCTGCCGTACCCTGGAGCAGGAGATGGGCGGGCCTGTTTCCATGGCGCTGAGAAGCAGCGCCATGGGCGAGGATTCCGCCGCCAACTCCTTTGCCGGTCAGTACCGTTCCGAACTCAATGTCCCCGCGGCTGACCTGTTGAAAAAATACAAGGAGATCGTGGCCAGCAAGTACGGGGTCACCGCCATCACCTATCGCCTGAACCGGGGTGTCCGGGATGAATCCATTGCCATGAGCGCGGGCTGCCTTGCCATGGTGGACGCCCGTTGCGGCGGCGTGATGTATACCCGGAACCCCCTGGATACCGGCGATGATTCGATCTTTATCAACTCCGCGTGGGGTCTGCCCAAGGCGGTGGTGGACGGCGGCGTGGATTGCGACCTTTTCGTGGTGGGCCGGACATCGCCCATGGAGATCTCTTTTCGTGACATCAAGGAAAAGGCAAGCCAGTTCCTCTGTTTTGCCGATAACGGTGTCTGCCAGTTTGAAATCACAGGGGAAAACAGCGGGCTGCCCTCCATCAGCGACGCGGAAGCCCTGGCTCTGTCGGAACTGGCCCTGCGCATGGAAGACTACTATAGCGCCCCCCAGGACATTGAGTGGGCCATTTCCCGGGAAGGGACCATCTACATGCTTCAGTGCCGGCCCCTTCAGCAGATGGATACCCTGAAGATAGACTACCCTGAGGCCCTTATCCAGAAGACTCAGGAGAACCTGCTGACATCCGGCGGCACCCTTATCTGCCCCGGGGTTGCCGCCGGCAGGGTGTTTATCGTCCATAATCCTGACGACATGATCCATTTTCCCCAGGGCGGGATACTGGTGACCCGGCAGGCGTTGCCGGTGTGGGCCTCGCTGCTCAACCGGGCCGCCGCCGTGCTCACCGAGCACGGCACCTTTGCCGGCCACCTGGCCAATGTCTCCCGTGAATTCAAGGTGCCGGCCATCTTCGGCCTGCACGGCATCACCACCCTGCTGAACAACGGGGACGAGGTGACGGTGGACACCGGCCGCTCCAGCGTGTACCGGGGTATCATTGATCTGCCGAAACCGGTGGAGACCGCCGGTACAAGCATCATTGAAGGCAGCCCGGTGTATCAGCTGCTGCAGGAGGTCAGCCGGCACATTCTGCCGCTGAATCTTCTGGACCCCTATTCGCCGGACTTCAAGCCTGAAAACTGCACAACCTTTCATGACATCACCCGTTTTTCTCACGAAAAATCGGTTCAGGAGATGTTTAATTTCGGCAGGGACCACAATTTTTCCGAGCGCTCCAGCAAGCAGCTCTACTACAAAGTTCCCATGCAGTGGTGGATACTGAACCTGGACGACGGAGTCCGGGAAGGGGCCGGCCAGGGAAAGTATATCCACCTGGAGGAGATCGCCTCCATTCCCATGCTGGCCCTGTGGGAAGGGATCGTGGCCGTGCCCTGGGACGGCCCCCCGCCCATCGATAACAGGGGGCTGGCCTCGGTGATGTTCCGTTCCACCACCAACCGGGACCTGGCCTCCTACAGCCGTTCCGCCTACACAGAGCGCAACTATTTTATGATTTCAAAGAATTTCTGCAGCCTCTCCTCCCGGCTGGGATACCATTTTTCCATAGTTGAAGCCCTGGTCAGCGAGCGAACCACTGAAAACTATATCAGTTTCCGGTTCAAGGGCGGGGCCGCGGACAGCCAGCGCCGGATTCGGCGAATCCGGTTTATCGCCGATATTCTTACTCAGCATGCTTTCCGGGTGGAGCTGAACCGGGACAACCTGGTGGCCCGGGTGGAGGGATTTGAACTGCCGTATATGCTGGAAAGGATCAGGATTCTGGGGTACCTGCTGCTGCATACCCGTCAGCTGGACATGATCATGTCCAATGAATCGGCCATTGCCTATTACCGGCAAAAGATCGACAGGGACATTAACAGCACGGTCCTGGCCGGTTCCACCGGATAGGGCCGCGGTTCGGTGGCCGTTCCTTTTGACCCGGCACGCTCTTTGCTGATGCTTCTGGTTGGGTCGATGCGCCTTGACGGACATATAAATGATCTGTAATATCCTTTTTTGCCCGGCGGCCGGGGCACTGAAAAAGCATCTGCCCGCTGACAGGGGCCAACCTTGCGCAATGAAAGTGAGGCGGAAGTGGAACCAACAACAGACGTTGCCAGACGGGAGACAGGCGTTTCGGCGAGACCTGCCGGTAAACAGTCCGATGCCTACTATTTTCAGTTGACCCGGCGACTGATACTGACGGTCATCGTGGTCTCCTTTACGCCCATGATCATGGTCATCGCCATTCTCCTGCACCAGTTTCACGCCTCCTATCATGAAAAGACCTACGCCCACCTAAACGAGGTGGTGCTGAAACACAAGCAGAACATCGACACCTTCCTGAAGGAAAAGCTGGCCAATATCCATGAATTGACCATCACCACCCCGGTGATGACCCTGTCGGACAAGATGCTGCTGGAGAGGGAGTTGCAGAACCTGAAGACCGCCTATGGCGATGTGTTTGTTGACCTGGGCGTGGTGGACGCGGCCGGCCGGCAGGCCACCTATGCCGGTCCCTACCAGCTGGATAATGCCTTTTACGGAAATGCCGCGTGGTTCCAGAAGGCGATCTCTCAATTTTACTACGTCAGTGACGTGTTCATGGGGCTTCGGGGAAGCCCCCATTTTATTATTACCGTGCGGCGATACATCAACGACGTTCCCTGGGTGGTCCGGGCCACCATTGATTTCAAGGCGTTTAACACCCTGGTGGAAAACCTGCGGCTGGGCCGTACCGGGTTTGCCTTTATCATCAACCGCAACGGCGAATTCCAGACCCGTCCCCCCATGGGCGGACTGTCGGAAGACATTCGCTATGAGGAGATAACCTCCCGGCTGTCGCGGTCTCATGAAAAGGTTTTGATATTTGAGCAAGAAGACACATCCGGGAGTGAAAATATTTACGCGGTGGCCGGCCTGAAGGACAACAACTGGCTTCTGGTGCTCAGGCAGGAAAAACAGGACGCTTTTGCCGAGTTCAACCGCATGGCACAGATCGCCGGACTGATTTTTGCCCTTGGCGGCATGGGCATCATCATCATGGCCGTGGTTCTGTCCCGGCGCATGGTGCGCCGGATTCAGAAGGCGGACAGTGAAACACAGACCTTAAACCAGCAGGTGATCGAAACCGGCAAGCTGGCCTCGGTGGGAGAACTGGCCGCCGGCATTGCCCATGAAATAAACAATCCCGTGGCCATCATGGTGGAGGAGGCGGGATGGATCGGGGACCTTCTGGACGAAGAAGAGTTTTCGGAAAACGCCAATCTAGAGGAGATGCGCCGGGCCATTACACAGATCGGCACCCAGGGCAGGCGCTGCAAGGAGATCACCCATAAATTGCTGAGTTTTGCCCGCAAAACCGACTCCACCATCAAGGATGTGCAGCTCAATGAGCTGATTTCCGAAATTGTTCAGCTCTCCGGCCAGATGGCCAAATCCAGCAAGATCACCATCACCACGGATCTGACCCCGGACCTGCCCTATGTGACCCTGTCACCGTCGGAAATGCAGCAGGTGATGCTCAACCTGATCAACAATGCCATGGACGCCATGGAAAAGACCGGGGGCGCGATTCATATCTCAACCAAGATGAGCAAACTGGAAAAAGACCATATTGTGATCATTGTGGAGGATACCGGCCCCGGCATTCCGGAGGCCAACCTGCCGTTTATTTTCAACCCCTTTTTTACCACCAAGCCGGTGGGCAAGGGGACCGGGCTGGGGCTTTCCATCTGCTACGGGATTGTTGAAAAGATGGGGGGTAAGATTGATGTGACCAGCAAGGTAGGGGAGGGGACCCGGTTCCGGGTGTGGATTCCCTACCAGCAGCCGGAACCGAAGTAGGCGGAGCCGTTCATGACCGACCAGACACAGATGCATAACAGAAAATCAACATATTGTAAAAAACGAGATAAAGGAGAAGATCATGCACAAACCATTTATTCTGCTGGTAGACGACGAGACATCGTTTATCGAGACCATGAGCAAAAGACTTCAGAAGCGTGAGTTTACCGTTATGACCGCTGCCTCCGGACAGGAGGCCCTGGAGGTCTTGCGGGCCAACCGGCACCTGGATGTGGTGGTACTGGATGTAAAGATGCCGGGAATGGACGGCATTGAAACCCTGCAGGAAATCAAAAAGGCGTTCCCGCTGACCGAGGTGATCATGCTCACCGGGCATGCCACCATTGAATCGGCTATTGACGGCATGAAGACAGGGGCCTTTGATTATCTGATGAAGCCCTGCGATATCGATCAGCTGGTGGCAAAGGTGATGGAGGCGGGCCGGAAGAAACAGGAGCACGCCCAGCGCATGGAGCAGGCCCAGCTGGAAAAGCTCATGAGCACAAAGGGGATATAACCGTACCCCGGAGGACAGTCAATGACAGGGGAAGAGATGCGCCGGCAATCTATTCATGTGCTGCTTGTGGATGACGAGGTAGGGTATGTCAATGTGCTGGCCAACCGCATGACCAAGCGCGGCCTTTTGGTGGAAAAGGCCACCAGCGGGGCCGAGGCCATTCAGGCGGTGCGGCGCAGGGACTTTGACGTGGCCATTCTCGACCTCAAGATGGAAGACATGGACGGTATTGAGGTGCTGCGCATTCTCAAGCAGATGGATCAGCGGATGGAGGTGATCATGCTCACCGGCCACGGTTCCCAGGCTGCGGCCCGGGACGGCATCAAGTACGGGGCCTTTGACTACCTGCTCAAGCCCTGTGAGCTGGAAGACCTGCTTGACAAGATCAACCAGGCCTACCGGGCCCGGCTGTCCCGGCCCCCTTCTGCCGCTGCTTTGGAAAAGAAACAAGATTAAGGGATATCAAGGAGTCGTCATGTCGTTTTTCAAATCCAACATATTCAAGCTGTGTATTGCGCTGTCGATGGGCGTGATCGTCCTGGTTCTGCCCCGGCCCGAAGGGACCCGGTTTAAAATTTCCGGAGATCCGGATCAGCGGGTGTTGCAGTCAGTGGAGAGCGCTTTTACCCTTGTGGCGGAAAAGAGTTCCAAAACCGCTTATGTGGTGGAGGCCAGAAACCCCGGCACACCCGAGGCCACGGCCGGTTTTCTGAGAGCCGCTGTTGACGGCCTCGCCGTTGCCGGCGTGGCTGATGCCGAAGCCCCGGCCATGACCGTGGACTATGTGGACGGGCTGTCACCCAAGGCCAAGCGGTTTCTGGCCATGCTGGCGGTGCTGGTGTTTCTGTTTATCGTGGAGCCGGTGCCCCTGGAGATTACCGCCATCTGCATCGGCGTTTTTTTAGTGATCGCCGGGGTGTCGGATGTAAAGGACGCCTGGGCCCCCTACATGCACCCGGTGGTGCTGTTTATCATGTGCTGTCTGATTTTTGCCATTTCCCTGGACAAGGCCGGGATCACCCGGCGCATGGGATATTTTATCATCAAGCGGGCCGGCACCAGTGTGACCAAGTTTACCTTTATCATCGCCACGGGCCTGGGACTGGCCTCCGGGGTAATGCATGACGCCGCGGCCTGCGCCATCGGTATTGTCACCATGATTCCCATGATGAAGGCCGCCGGCATTGAACCCCATTCAAACACCGCCAAGTTCATGATGATCTCCCTTCCCTTTGCCTGTTCCGCGGGGGGCATGTCCACCCTGATCGGCGGGGGCCGCTGTATGGTGTCGGCCGCCTTTTTAAAGGAGTATACCGGTATTGAGATCACCTTTTTCGAGTGGATCAAGTACTGCCTGCCCGCCGGTATTATTACGGTCCCCATTGCCGTGTTGATCGTCTACTTCGTGTTCCGGCCCAACCCCAAGTACAAACTGCCTCAACTGGAAAAGGCAATCGGCCCCCTGACCCCGCTGGAAATCAAGACGCTGGTGATCATCGGACTGACTTTTGCCACCTGGTTGACCAAAGGCCTTCACGGCATCGACTACTCCATCACCGGCATGCTGGGAGTGTCGGCCCTGGTGGTGGCCGGCATTCTCAAGTGGGAGGACATTCACGAGAACCTGGAGTGGGGAACGGCTCTGTTTATTTTCGGCGGCGGCATCTCCCTGGGCCTTGCCATGGGCTATTCCGGAGCAGCCGACTATTTTGCCAACCTCTTCTTCCCTCTGGTGGAGGGAAAGGGCTGGTTTGTTCTGTTTGCCGGGGTGGCGGTGTTCGGGGCGCTGGTGACCAATGTCATGGCCAATGTGGCGGCCGCGGCCCTGATCCTGCCCATCGTGATCCCCATGGCTCTCATGGAGGGCGTGGATCCCACGGTGCTGGCACTCTGCCTGGGCACGGCCACCTCCTTTGCCCTGCTGCTGGTGATCGGGTGCCCGCCCAATGCCATTGCTTACAGCTATCGCTATTTCAAATCATCCGATCTGACAAAGGTGGGCCTGGTGGCCACGCCGATACTGCTGGCCGCCCTGATTCTGGTGGCGGCCACATGGTGGAAAATATTGGGCCTGGTGTAGAACATGAGCGACAGTTCGAACACAACGGTGCCGGTGCCTGAGTCCCCGTTCCCGCGGGTCTTGATGGTGGACGATGAGGCCGATTTTTTAAACGCCGTTTCCCGGCGCCTGGAAAAGCGCGGTATTCCCCCCGTGCTGGCGGGTTCCGGCGAGGATGGGCTGGCCCTGCTCGCTGAAACACCCATGGACGTGGTGGTGCTGGACGTGAAGATGCCCGGCATGGGCGGCCTGGAGGCCTTGCGCCGCATTAAGGACTCCTGGCCGGATATGGAGGTGATCCTGCTCACCGGCAACGTGTCGGCCGCCGACGGGGTGGAGGGCATCAAACAGGGGGCCTTTGACTATATCACCAAGCCCATTGAGATTGATCACCTGGCCGGCAAGATTCGTCAGGCCTGGGATAAACGCCGTCGAAAGCAGGAGCAGGAGGAGCAGCGGCAGTTTCAGGAAAAGATGGAACAGCAGATGACCGCCATGGACCGCCTGGCCTCCCTCGGCACCCTTTCCACCGGCGTGGCCCACGAGATCAACAATCCCCTGGCCATGATGCGGGAAGCGGCCGGCTACATGCGGCTGGTGTTGGAAAAAGAGGATATGGTCCAATGGCCGGGCAAAACGGGCCTGGCCAAAGGGCTTGAAAAAATAGAAAAGGGAATCGAACGGATTCGGCGCATCACCCATCTGCTGCTGGGGTTTGTGCGGCCCGCCGATCATGCCTGCGCCCGCACCGATGTAAAGGAACTGGTCAGCGAGTCGATTGAGCTGGTGACAAAAGAGATGCAGGGCAAGCAGATTGCCGTTGACCGGAAGATGGACGATACCGAAGGTGTCGCATGGACCGATCCCTATGCCCTGCGCCAGGTGATGATCAATCTGCTGACCAACGCCGTTCATGCTATTCAGCGGGAAGGGACCATCACGGTCTCGCTTTCGGAGGCGGAAGGCTGCCTGGCAATAGCGGTGTCGGACACCGGGGTGGGCATTCCCGGTGAGAACCTGAACAAGATATTTGAGCCCTTTTTTTCCACCAAGCCTTCTGACAAAGGCACCGGGCTGGGCCTGTACGTGAGCCGGGGTATTGTGGAGCGGCTGGACGGCCGGATTGGGGTGAAAAGCGCCGTTGGCCGGGGCACCACCTTTACCGTTGAAATTCCCGTGTGCCGGCGCGGTGACGCGGTCGAATGCGTGGACGAAAATACGTGTGACGAGATTTTAACAAAAATAAAGGAGATTGGCGGTGATGATGAAGATACCCGCAAAAGTGCTGGTGGTTGACGACGAAAAGGATTTTGTTGAAATGTTTTCCCTGCGGCTGGAGGCCTCCGGTGAAAAGGTGTTTACCGCCTTTGACGGCCGGGCCGGCCTTGCCGTTCTGGCCGAACAGGAGGACATCGACGTGGTGGTGCTGGACATCAAGATGCCGGGAATGGACGGCATTGAAACCTTAAAGGAGATAAAAAAGCACCATCCCCTGGTGGAGGTGGTGCTGCTCACCGGGCACGGCACCATTGAGACCGCTGTCCAGGGCATGAAGCTGGGGGCCTTTGATTACCTGCTCAAGCCCGCGGATTTTGCCGAGATCGACGAGAAGATCCAGGGGGCCCGCCGGCGCAAGGACGAGCAGGAGGAACGCATTCGAAAGGCTGAGCAGCGGGCCATGCTGCGACGCGGCGGCAATATCTGATCACGCGGCGGGCCGTTTAATATTTACTGCTCCGTAAAGCCGGGAGGTTTAATATGGAAAAGAAGATCAATTTACTGTTTGTAGATGATGAACAGCAGTTTCTCGACTCCATGAAGAAGCAGCTTGAGGTCAGGGGGTTTAACGTGGTGGCCGTGGACCGGGGGGAAAAGGCCCTGGAGGCGGCCCGGTCCTGTGCCGTCGACGTGGCCCTGGTGGACCTGAAGATGCCGGGTCTGGACGGCGAAGCCACGCTCAAGGCGTTGAAGGACGAGCACAAATGGATGGAGGTGGTGATTCTCACCGGCCACGGTTCCGTTGATTCGGCGGTGGGCACCATGCAGAGCGGCGCTTACTCCTACCTTCAGAAACCCTGCAAGCTGGATCAGCTGATGGAAGTGCTCCAGGAGGCCTACAAGAAGAAGGTCATGAACAAAAAGCAGATCGAGGAAAAGCAGATGAACGAGATGCTCAAGCTGGCCCAGTCCTCTTCGCCCAGGGACATTTTAAAGCGTCTCAAGGAGATTGACGTGTAACGGCATGTTCCATGAACGGCAGGGGCCGGGGACAGGCAGGGGGGCGGGCATGACAAACCACGAAAAAGCCAATATTTACTGGCACCAGGGTCAGATTCGAAAGGCCGACCGGGAACGGTTGAGCGGTCATCGCGGCGCTGTCCTCTGGCTCACCGGGTTACCGGCTTCCGGCAAGTCGACGGTGGCCGTGGCACTGGAGAAAAAACTGTTTGACCGGGGGTGCCGCACCTACATTCTGGACGGTGACAACATACGCCACGGTCTCAACAGGGACCTGGGTTTTTCGCCGGAGGACCGGACGGAAAACATCCGCCGGATTGGAGAGGTGGCCCGCCTGTTCTGCGACTGTGGCGTCCTTACCATGGTGGCCTTTATCTCTCCGTACCAATCGGACCGTCAGGCGGCACGGGAGGCCGCAGAGGAACCCGGTACGTTCATAGAAGTGTTTGTCGATTGCCCCCTGGCCACCTGTGAACAACGGGATCCCAAGGGCATGTACCGGAGAGCCCGTGCTGGTGAGATACAGGGGTTTACGGGGATTTCCGCACCTTATGAGGTTCCTGAAAAACCTGAAATTTACTTGGATACCGGGATAAACGACCTGAGCGCCTGCGTGGACACGGTGATTCGATATCTTGAGATGAACGGGTTCATCCCGGCCTGAGGTGAAAAGCGCTTTTTCCTGTTTTCGGTATTGTTTTAGCTTTTTTGTCCTGTTTCATAATCGGTCTGGACCCGGGTTTCGATGCTCAGGTTGAGCTTGTCAATCTTGGACAGCAGGGTGGGCCGGGCCAGGCCCAGGAGCTTGGCCGCCTGGCTGCGGTTGCCCCTGGTCATCTGCAGGGCTTCCCGAATGATGATGGCGGTCAATCGGTCGGTGAGATAATCGAACCGGGCAGTGTCGCCACCGGCGGTCAGCATTTCCCTTGCCCATTCGCCTACCACCCGGTCCATGTCCGATCCGTCTGTCACAGACGGCCCTGCCTGGTCAGGGCCGGCAATCACCTGGGAGATGTCTTCGGGCCGCACCGGATACCCCCGGCTGAAGATCAATGACTTTTTCAGGGCATTGGCCAGTTCCCGGACATTGCCGGGCCAGGGGTGGTGACGGATCATTTTCCGTGCCTCGTCGGTCAGACCGGGGTTGTCCATTTTCATCTCTTTTGAAAACAGGGTCATGAAGTAGTCGGCCAAAAGGTTCACGTCATTGACTCGGTCCCGCAGGGGCGGCAGATTAACGGTGACCACCTTGAGCCGGTAGTAAAGGTCTTCCCGGAACACTTCATTCTCAATCGCTTTTTCAAGGTTCCGGTTGGTGGCCGCCAGGATGCGCACATCCACGTCAATGGAGGCATTGCCGCCCAGCGGTTCCAGGCTGCGTTCCTGGAGCAGGCGCAGGATCTTGGCCTGAATGGACAGGGGCATGTCGCCGATCTCATCTAAGAACACGGTGCCGCCGTTGGCCTGCTCAATCTTGCCGATACGCCGGCTGGCCGCGCCGGTAAAGGCCCCTTTCTCATATCCGAACAGTTCGCTTTCCAGCAGGGTTTCCGGCAGGGCCACGCAGTTGATCACCAGAAAGGGCTTGCCGGCCCGCTTGCTGTGCTGGTAGATAGCCCTGGCCACCAGTTCCTTGCCGGTGCCCGACTCTCCCCGGATCAGAACGGTGGCGTCGGTCTGGGCCACCCGGCCGATGGCCTTGTACACCTCCTGCATGG includes these proteins:
- a CDS encoding response regulator: MEKKINLLFVDDEQQFLDSMKKQLEVRGFNVVAVDRGEKALEAARSCAVDVALVDLKMPGLDGEATLKALKDEHKWMEVVILTGHGSVDSAVGTMQSGAYSYLQKPCKLDQLMEVLQEAYKKKVMNKKQIEEKQMNEMLKLAQSSSPRDILKRLKEIDV
- the cysC gene encoding adenylyl-sulfate kinase → MTNHEKANIYWHQGQIRKADRERLSGHRGAVLWLTGLPASGKSTVAVALEKKLFDRGCRTYILDGDNIRHGLNRDLGFSPEDRTENIRRIGEVARLFCDCGVLTMVAFISPYQSDRQAAREAAEEPGTFIEVFVDCPLATCEQRDPKGMYRRARAGEIQGFTGISAPYEVPEKPEIYLDTGINDLSACVDTVIRYLEMNGFIPA
- a CDS encoding sigma-54-dependent transcriptional regulator — its product is MSSILIVDDDDQLRQSFAKLLKEEGYSVDMAPSGEAGLEAVRDKAFDLVVLDVQMPGMSGLEAFARIREIDATLPVVVMTAYGTTETAIEATKLGAFDYILKPFDIAGVLDLITQALEAGHMMRARVEMNVAPDSARPGAIIGSSPPMQEVYKAIGRVAQTDATVLIRGESGTGKELVARAIYQHSKRAGKPFLVINCVALPETLLESELFGYEKGAFTGAASRRIGKIEQANGGTVFLDEIGDMPLSIQAKILRLLQERSLEPLGGNASIDVDVRILAATNRNLEKAIENEVFREDLYYRLKVVTVNLPPLRDRVNDVNLLADYFMTLFSKEMKMDNPGLTDEARKMIRHHPWPGNVRELANALKKSLIFSRGYPVRPEDISQVIAGPDQAGPSVTDGSDMDRVVGEWAREMLTAGGDTARFDYLTDRLTAIIIREALQMTRGNRSQAAKLLGLARPTLLSKIDKLNLSIETRVQTDYETGQKS